A genomic window from Streptomyces brevispora includes:
- a CDS encoding DUF885 domain-containing protein, with translation MAKESITPRGIADSHLDQVAAHDPMTSAWLGLNRGDDRQPDLSPDGFEAHAELARRSLAALEAAPASDDRAEQACARLLRERLTAELAMHDTGENFRQLRTVGAHVDQVRTIFTLMPTTTDEDWAAVAGRLRNLPGALDGYRATLTEGISRGHLAAPRQAAGVIGQLTDWTGEAAGQHAGSAAGWFADFVADGTDRLRPELDAAARQATTAVSEFRDWLRDTYVPATADTPDAVGRERYLHAARYNTGAELDLDEAYAWAWDEFHRTLAEMRVEAERVLPGSTLLEAMHHLDEHGHAVKGEEAVRDWLQQLMDEAISALDGSHFDLSGPIRKVESRIAPAGSASGPYYQGPSLDFSRPGRTYLPTLGQNTFPTWQLVSIWYHEGVPGHHLQLAQWVAVADRLSRYQVTEGMVSANIEGWALYAERFMDDLGFFSEPARRIGFLDGQMLRTIRVIVDIGMHLELAIPADSGFHPGERWTPELATEFMAAYNGSPAARRNGEIDRYLGWPGQAIGYKLGERAWLQGRAAAKRRHGAAFDLKAWHMKALSQGSLGLDDLVGNLAAL, from the coding sequence ATGGCAAAGGAATCGATCACCCCGCGCGGCATTGCCGACAGCCACCTCGACCAGGTGGCCGCACACGACCCGATGACCTCCGCATGGCTGGGCCTGAACCGGGGCGATGACCGGCAACCGGACCTCTCGCCGGATGGCTTCGAGGCTCACGCCGAGTTGGCCCGCCGCAGTCTCGCCGCACTCGAAGCCGCCCCCGCATCGGACGACCGCGCTGAACAGGCCTGCGCCCGGCTGCTGCGGGAACGCCTCACCGCTGAGCTCGCGATGCACGACACCGGCGAGAACTTCCGACAGCTGCGTACCGTGGGCGCGCACGTCGACCAGGTGCGGACGATCTTCACCCTCATGCCCACCACCACCGACGAGGACTGGGCCGCGGTGGCCGGACGGCTGCGCAACCTCCCCGGCGCGCTGGACGGTTACCGGGCCACTCTTACCGAGGGGATCTCCCGCGGCCACCTCGCTGCTCCCCGGCAGGCCGCCGGGGTGATCGGCCAGCTCACCGACTGGACCGGGGAGGCCGCCGGACAGCACGCCGGCAGCGCTGCGGGCTGGTTCGCCGACTTCGTTGCGGACGGCACCGACCGGCTGCGCCCCGAGCTGGACGCCGCCGCCCGCCAGGCCACTACCGCCGTCTCCGAGTTCCGCGACTGGCTGCGCGACACCTACGTCCCCGCCACGGCGGACACCCCGGACGCCGTCGGCCGAGAGCGCTACCTGCACGCCGCCCGCTACAACACCGGTGCCGAGCTCGATCTGGACGAGGCCTACGCCTGGGCCTGGGACGAGTTCCACCGGACGCTTGCCGAGATGCGCGTCGAAGCCGAGCGCGTCCTGCCCGGCTCCACCCTCCTTGAGGCCATGCACCACCTGGACGAGCACGGTCACGCGGTCAAGGGCGAGGAAGCCGTCCGCGACTGGTTGCAGCAGCTGATGGACGAGGCGATCAGCGCCCTCGACGGCAGCCACTTCGACCTCTCCGGCCCGATCCGCAAGGTCGAGTCCCGGATTGCGCCCGCGGGCAGCGCCTCCGGGCCCTACTACCAGGGCCCGAGCCTCGACTTCAGCCGCCCCGGACGCACCTACCTGCCCACTCTCGGGCAAAACACCTTTCCGACCTGGCAGCTCGTCAGCATCTGGTACCACGAGGGCGTCCCCGGCCATCATCTCCAGCTCGCCCAATGGGTCGCGGTCGCCGACCGGCTCAGCCGCTACCAGGTCACTGAGGGCATGGTCAGCGCCAACATCGAGGGCTGGGCCCTGTATGCCGAGCGTTTCATGGACGACCTGGGCTTCTTCTCCGAACCCGCGCGCCGCATCGGCTTCCTGGACGGGCAGATGCTGCGCACCATCCGGGTGATCGTCGACATCGGTATGCACCTCGAACTCGCCATCCCAGCCGACTCGGGCTTCCACCCCGGCGAGCGCTGGACCCCGGAGCTCGCCACGGAGTTCATGGCCGCCTACAACGGCAGCCCGGCTGCCCGCCGCAACGGAGAAATCGACCGCTACCTCGGCTGGCCCGGCCAGGCCATCGGCTACAAGCTCGGCGAACGCGCCTGGCTCCAGGGCCGCGCGGCCGCGAAGCGCCGCCATGGTGCCGCCTTCGACCTCAAGGCGTGGCACATGAAGGCACTCTCCCAAGGTTCGCTCGGGCTCGACGACCTGGTCGGCAACCTCGCGGCGCTGTAG
- a CDS encoding metallophosphoesterase has protein sequence MTQGAGQEPAVRTATLRDFRVPPYAQSPAPPAAPHPGNAFPEGEPPEGYTPTERDLPVISLDDTAQVRAVPEPRPAQDPGLGPLYVVGDVHGYLDELHAALAEQGLIDGEGNWSAGNARLWFLGDFTDRGPDGIGVIDLVMRLSAEAAAAGGYCKALMGNHELLLIGAKRFSDTPVNSGAGTATFQAAWLLNGGQKTDMERLQDVHLQWMSRLDAVVEEDGHLLMHSDTTAYLDYGTTIEDVNETVHAILTRNDADECWDLFRKLTKRFAFRDEAGPQAVQELMAAYGGRRVVHGHSPIPYLLGEVGSEDGEDNAGPLVDGPHVYADGLAIAMDGGVTMAGKLLVVQLPLHD, from the coding sequence ATGACACAGGGGGCCGGTCAGGAACCAGCGGTGCGGACGGCGACGTTGCGCGACTTCCGCGTACCGCCCTATGCGCAGTCCCCGGCGCCGCCTGCGGCCCCGCACCCGGGAAACGCGTTCCCGGAGGGTGAGCCGCCGGAGGGGTACACACCCACCGAGCGCGACCTTCCGGTGATCAGCCTCGACGACACCGCCCAGGTGCGGGCCGTGCCGGAACCGCGGCCCGCCCAGGACCCGGGACTCGGACCGCTGTACGTGGTCGGCGACGTCCACGGCTATCTGGACGAGCTCCACGCCGCACTCGCGGAACAGGGCCTGATCGACGGCGAGGGCAACTGGTCCGCGGGCAACGCGCGGCTCTGGTTCCTCGGCGACTTCACCGACCGGGGCCCCGACGGGATCGGCGTCATCGACCTCGTGATGCGGCTGTCCGCCGAGGCCGCGGCCGCGGGTGGCTACTGCAAGGCCCTGATGGGCAACCACGAACTGCTGCTCATCGGCGCCAAGCGGTTCAGCGACACCCCGGTGAACTCGGGCGCCGGCACCGCCACCTTCCAGGCCGCCTGGCTGCTCAACGGCGGCCAGAAGACGGATATGGAACGGCTCCAGGACGTCCACCTCCAGTGGATGTCCCGGCTCGACGCGGTCGTCGAGGAGGACGGGCATCTGCTGATGCACTCGGACACGACGGCGTACCTCGACTACGGCACCACCATCGAGGACGTCAACGAAACGGTGCACGCCATCCTGACGCGGAACGACGCCGATGAGTGCTGGGACCTCTTCCGCAAGCTCACCAAGCGGTTCGCCTTCCGTGACGAGGCAGGCCCGCAGGCTGTCCAGGAGCTGATGGCGGCCTACGGCGGCCGACGCGTCGTCCATGGTCACAGCCCCATTCCGTACCTGCTCGGCGAGGTCGGCTCCGAGGACGGCGAGGACAACGCCGGCCCGCTGGTGGACGGCCCCCATGTGTACGCGGACGGGCTCGCCATCGCCATGGACGGCGGAGTGACCATGGCCGGAAAGCTACTGGTCGTCCAGCTGCCGCTGCATGACTGA
- a CDS encoding LacI family DNA-binding transcriptional regulator yields MTAAGKHQVSRTETPRRGGRRGRAGIRDVAAAAGVSITTVSDALNGKGRLPDATRRHVREVAERLGYRPSAAARTLRTGKSGLIGLTVTTYGDEPFTFTEFAYFAEMARAATSAALARGYALVILPATSRHDVWSNVALDGTVVIDPSDQDPVVTELVRQGLPVVSDGRPAGTLPVTAWVDNDHRAAVLDLLDHLAAAGARRIGLLTGTTTDTYTRLSTTAYLHWCERVGQDPVYESYPAHDPCAGAVAADRLLARPDRPDAVYGLFDPNGTDLLAAARRYGLRVPEDLLLVCCSESTVYATTEPPITTLSLKPRRIGTAVVQLLIDAIEGVDQDGPVEQVIPTELIVRTSSQRRPPRTTVSAPRSPAGD; encoded by the coding sequence ATGACAGCAGCAGGAAAGCACCAGGTGAGCCGGACGGAGACCCCCCGGCGCGGCGGCAGGCGAGGACGAGCAGGAATCCGGGATGTGGCCGCCGCCGCCGGAGTCTCCATCACGACCGTCTCCGACGCGCTCAACGGCAAGGGCAGGCTCCCGGACGCCACCCGTCGCCATGTCCGCGAGGTCGCTGAGCGCCTGGGCTACCGCCCTTCCGCCGCGGCCCGAACCCTCCGCACCGGCAAGTCGGGCCTGATCGGCCTGACCGTGACGACCTACGGGGACGAACCCTTCACCTTCACCGAGTTCGCGTACTTCGCCGAGATGGCCAGAGCGGCCACCTCCGCCGCGCTGGCCCGCGGCTACGCCCTCGTCATCCTGCCCGCCACCTCACGCCACGACGTCTGGTCGAACGTCGCCCTCGACGGCACCGTCGTCATCGACCCCTCCGACCAGGACCCGGTCGTCACCGAACTCGTCCGCCAGGGGCTGCCCGTCGTCTCCGACGGCAGGCCGGCCGGGACCCTCCCGGTCACCGCCTGGGTCGACAACGACCACCGGGCCGCCGTGCTCGACCTCCTCGACCACCTCGCCGCCGCCGGAGCCCGCCGTATCGGGCTGCTCACCGGCACCACCACCGACACGTACACCCGGCTGTCCACCACCGCGTACCTCCACTGGTGCGAGCGGGTGGGCCAGGACCCGGTGTACGAGTCCTACCCCGCCCACGACCCGTGCGCGGGCGCGGTGGCGGCCGACCGACTACTGGCCCGCCCGGACCGCCCCGACGCCGTCTACGGACTCTTCGACCCCAACGGCACCGATCTGCTCGCAGCGGCCCGCCGGTACGGTCTGCGCGTCCCGGAGGACCTGCTTCTGGTCTGCTGCAGCGAATCCACCGTCTACGCGACGACCGAGCCGCCCATCACCACGCTCTCGCTCAAACCGCGCCGGATCGGCACAGCGGTCGTACAACTGCTCATCGACGCCATCGAAGGAGTCGACCAGGACGGCCCGGTGGAGCAGGTGATACCGACGGAACTCATCGTCCGGACCTCCTCGCAACGCCGTCCGCCCCGCACCACGGTCAGCGCGCCGCGCTCTCCGGCGGGGGATTGA